In Brevibacillus brevis, a genomic segment contains:
- a CDS encoding YifB family Mg chelatase-like AAA ATPase produces the protein MYACSYSGTVLGIDGMVVSVETDIANGLPQFDLVGLGGSAVKEARDRVRAALRNAGFDYPMQRITVNLAPADQRKEGSGFDLAIAFGILLASKQITPRPERVLILGELALDGSLRPITGVLPILLEARQAGFTHVILPEQNAPEARLVEIVVLPAPDLSSAVHYWKEGLRPVNAEAEHTRAAALLTGRDHRESPDFSNVYGQQFVKRGLEIAAAGFHNVLLVGPPGSGKTLLATCLPGIMPRMTTEESYEVTKIYSIAGQLPRTGALIQERPFRAPHHTITATALVGGGAQIPRPGECSLSHGGILFLDEMPEFSRHVLEVLRQPLEAGIVTIGRAKQIFTFPARFLLIGSCNPCPCGYFGTRDQQSCTCTPQQVQKYRSKLSGPLLDRIDLHLEVPRVPVQLLNLRTAEESSADIRQRVEQARKRQAERYAQRQGCPFNSAMTGSELRRYAKLDKEGQELIQLAFESLGLSARAYDRIVKVARTIADLEGSESVQSVHVAEAIRYRALDRGIPA, from the coding sequence ATGTACGCTTGCAGTTATTCCGGGACCGTACTTGGCATAGATGGAATGGTAGTATCCGTCGAGACGGATATCGCCAATGGATTGCCGCAGTTTGATCTGGTGGGCCTCGGCGGCTCGGCTGTGAAGGAGGCACGAGATCGTGTACGAGCCGCATTGCGAAACGCGGGGTTTGATTATCCGATGCAGCGCATCACGGTAAATCTCGCGCCTGCCGACCAGCGCAAAGAAGGTTCGGGCTTCGATCTCGCCATCGCGTTTGGTATCTTGCTGGCTTCCAAGCAGATCACGCCTCGACCCGAACGAGTCCTTATTTTGGGGGAACTGGCCTTGGACGGTTCTCTGCGGCCGATCACAGGCGTGCTTCCGATCTTGCTGGAAGCGAGGCAGGCGGGATTTACACACGTCATCCTGCCCGAACAAAACGCCCCCGAAGCACGGCTGGTCGAAATTGTCGTGCTTCCTGCCCCTGATTTGTCCTCCGCGGTTCATTACTGGAAAGAAGGACTGCGGCCAGTGAATGCTGAAGCAGAACATACACGTGCGGCTGCATTGCTGACAGGTCGAGATCATCGCGAAAGCCCTGATTTCTCCAACGTCTACGGCCAGCAATTTGTAAAGCGCGGGTTGGAAATCGCTGCTGCCGGCTTCCACAACGTTCTGCTTGTTGGTCCGCCCGGTTCAGGGAAGACGCTACTGGCGACCTGTCTACCGGGGATCATGCCGCGAATGACGACCGAAGAGTCGTACGAAGTGACCAAGATATACAGCATAGCGGGGCAGCTGCCGCGGACGGGCGCGCTCATCCAAGAGCGCCCGTTCCGTGCGCCGCATCATACGATTACCGCCACTGCGCTTGTGGGAGGAGGGGCGCAAATCCCCCGGCCCGGCGAGTGCAGCCTTTCGCACGGCGGTATTCTTTTCCTAGACGAGATGCCGGAGTTTTCCAGACATGTGCTGGAGGTCCTCCGACAACCGCTGGAAGCTGGTATCGTTACGATCGGAAGAGCCAAGCAAATTTTCACGTTCCCCGCTCGTTTTCTTTTGATCGGATCATGCAATCCTTGTCCGTGCGGCTACTTTGGCACCCGGGACCAGCAAAGCTGCACATGCACGCCTCAGCAGGTTCAGAAATACCGTTCGAAGCTGTCCGGACCTCTATTGGATCGTATCGACTTGCACCTGGAAGTGCCACGAGTGCCTGTCCAGCTTTTAAATCTGCGAACGGCAGAAGAGTCGTCCGCAGATATTCGACAGCGTGTCGAGCAAGCCAGAAAACGACAAGCCGAAAGATATGCGCAAAGGCAAGGCTGTCCGTTCAACAGCGCGATGACGGGAAGTGAACTTCGTCGATATGCCAAGCTTGACAAGGAAGGCCAGGAACTGATCCAGCTGGCTTTTGAATCACTCGGACTAAGTGCACGGGCCTACGACCGAATCGTCAAGGTAGCGAGAACGATCGCGGATCTGGAAGGCTCCGAGAGTGTTCAGTCGGTACACGTAGCAGAGGCGATTCGTTACAGAGCCTTGGACCGGGGGATTCCTGCGTGA
- a CDS encoding DUF4241 domain-containing protein, which produces MRIHLGVFESHSGQLVVSDPCYDLGNWGQGVLENVSTGKWNAYVEKIDGGEWGERCAVVFALHESLREEDEAAWEACDFVVAVDSGQAGIFERTVYRNDDSVVGETTFDPDDKWYSSCCDLTLTDLGAGVINGGVVSSSGFGDGGYVAFVARNSEGKVVGVQIVFITEEDLEEEEEV; this is translated from the coding sequence ATGAGAATTCATTTAGGGGTGTTTGAGAGTCATTCGGGACAATTGGTTGTCTCTGACCCTTGCTATGATTTGGGCAATTGGGGCCAGGGTGTCCTTGAGAACGTTTCGACCGGGAAGTGGAACGCCTATGTGGAGAAAATCGATGGAGGAGAGTGGGGAGAAAGGTGCGCGGTTGTTTTTGCTCTTCACGAATCTCTGCGGGAGGAAGACGAAGCAGCCTGGGAAGCGTGTGACTTTGTAGTCGCGGTGGACAGCGGTCAGGCAGGGATATTCGAGCGAACCGTCTACAGAAATGACGATTCAGTCGTAGGCGAGACGACCTTCGACCCGGACGACAAGTGGTACTCCTCGTGCTGCGATCTGACATTGACCGATTTGGGTGCGGGAGTAATCAATGGTGGCGTAGTATCCAGCTCGGGATTTGGGGACGGCGGATATGTGGCGTTCGTGGCAAGGAATTCGGAAGGGAAAGTGGTGGGCGTTCAGATCGTGTTTATTACGGAAGAGGATTTGGAGGAGGAAGAAGAAGTTTGA